A section of the Amycolatopsis sp. AA4 genome encodes:
- a CDS encoding SDR family NAD(P)-dependent oxidoreductase: MLLEGKNAVVYGAGGGIGGAFARAFAEEGARVFLAGRTREKLDRVADEIRAAGGTADVAVVDALDEKSVDAHADAVVETAGSLDISVNVISHGDVQGTPMIEMSLADYEQPVVNGVRTTFLTMRAAGRHMKRQGNGVVLLFGGDGDPVRNHAVGGLQVGFSALEAMRRQLAAELGRYGVRTVTLRTGGVPETIPADFPGAEALAAELAEPTMLGRTATLADVGAVAAFVASDRARTMTAATVNVSCGALVD, encoded by the coding sequence ATGCTGCTGGAAGGCAAAAACGCGGTCGTGTACGGCGCTGGCGGAGGAATCGGCGGCGCGTTCGCGCGAGCGTTCGCCGAGGAAGGCGCGCGAGTCTTCCTGGCCGGACGCACCCGCGAAAAGCTGGACCGAGTGGCCGACGAGATCCGCGCCGCTGGCGGCACCGCCGACGTCGCGGTAGTCGACGCCCTCGACGAGAAGTCCGTCGACGCCCATGCCGACGCAGTAGTCGAAACCGCGGGCAGCCTCGACATCTCGGTGAACGTGATCAGCCACGGCGATGTCCAGGGAACACCCATGATCGAGATGTCGCTGGCGGATTACGAACAGCCGGTGGTCAACGGCGTGCGCACGACGTTCCTCACCATGCGCGCCGCCGGCCGCCACATGAAACGCCAAGGCAACGGCGTCGTCCTCCTCTTCGGCGGCGACGGAGACCCCGTGCGCAACCACGCGGTCGGCGGCCTGCAAGTGGGGTTCTCGGCGCTGGAAGCGATGCGCCGCCAACTCGCCGCCGAACTCGGCCGCTACGGCGTGCGCACCGTGACCCTGCGGACCGGCGGCGTCCCGGAGACCATTCCCGCGGACTTCCCCGGAGCCGAGGCCCTGGCCGCGGAACTAGCCGAACCCACCATGCTGGGCCGCACGGCAACCCTGGCCGACGTCGGTGCGGTAGCGGCGTTTGTCGCGTCCGACCGAGCCCGCACGATGACCGCGGCGACGGTGAACGTCAGTTGCGGTGCGCTGGTGGATTAG